The Rosa rugosa chromosome 1, drRosRugo1.1, whole genome shotgun sequence genomic sequence CCCAAACCAAAATTCCAAGGTAATCTCCATCTCCATATTTTGCTTGCATTCAACTGCCTTTTGAATTTCATTTTCATGTGATTAATCCAATCAACTACTGGAAACTAATTAATGCAGGAACCTCTGAGTCTGCCTGAACAAATAGATGAGGCAATTAACTACATCAAAACCCTGGAGTCGAATCTGCAGAAATCCAAGCAGAAAAGGGACAACCTAAAGTTTGGTAGGAAAAGATCATATGAATTATGCAGCAGCACCTTTGAGACCAGATCAGCTGCCCCCACAAAATCGCCGCAAATTCAAATCCATGAGAATGGTTCCACCCTAGAGGTTGTTTTGAGTACTGGCCTACACAATCAGTTCATCTTCTACGATATCATTCGCATACTTGACCAAGAACAAGCAGATGTTGTACATGCTAGCTTTTCAGCTTCCGGAGACTCTATACTTCACCTAGTCCGTGCAGAGGTACGTGTCTAGCTAAGTCCTTTACTCCCCATCTTATGCTCTCGCTATGTATATACAATTCGATCGATCTATTTCTAGCTTCCTCGGAAAACCTTACAACATACTCCTGATGAATTGCTGGCACTAGTTAAAATGTGGCTTAAATTCATTGCATTATCTTATGTATGTAGCTGGGCAAGTCGATGCTTGATTTTGGGGCAGCAAGAATAACTGAGAAGCTGAAAAGAATTGTCAATGGATCCGCAAGCGATGAAGAACTACAGCATGATGATCAAGACTACTTTTGGGACTTCCAAATCCATCCTCAGATGTGGGATTTCTGATCTGAGTAGTATTGCATGCAATTGATCGATCGATAAACAAGTCACTAATTCGGGTGTCCAGAATTAGAAATATTGGGCAGTAATCGAAAGGCTAACTAGCTGATCATGTATTATATATACAGGACATGCGTGAAACTATAGTGAACAACATTGTGTGTTATTCCAAATAAACATTTCTAACGTACGTATGTGAGGATTAATTGAACATCTTATATGTCAACTTTTTACTTGCATCGTTAATTCATGAACCCCAGAACTCATAGAACTTTTGTTTTGCCTAAATTTTGTCAGCGGTTCAGTTATAACTAAAACTCCTCATATAGATAATTATCTGAACTTTTGTCTCAAAACGTACAGTTCTAGCCAAGTACACTCCTCAGAAGCAAGGCTTTAGGGAGAAAGactgtcattttttttttttttttttgaaaggaggaGAATGACTGTCATTAGGGCTTTAGAGTTTCCTAATCTCTAAGGGGACGTAAACCTACCCTAAACCTTAGAGGGTGAACCCTAACTCATTTGGTCATTTCCCTTTGGTACAttatatacatatgtgtgtgtgtgagtgtaTAGAGGACCTCCTTAAATCTAAAATTTAaggatttttattattttttattagtaTACAACCTAATTCAACGATTGTTAAATTTTAATGCAAAAATTGTGTCTATAAAATTTAATCAAATTCATAATTATTTGGTCATTGAGAATGAACAAACAAATATTGTAGTCTAATTAGAACAATGGTGCTAATCAAATGTGATTAAACGTTTTTCGatcgatttggctaattttttgttaGATTCATGTGTATATGTAAATAGAGAATGAGTGGTTTATATTATTAAAACTAAAAATATGAGCATTCTTTAAATTTTAAGTTTAAGGAGGTCATCTCTAGAACCTCCCCATATATGAGGTTGTCTATGGTTAaaatgtttatcatacactcattttacaaTCACTTGAACCAAATTTACtatattgacaacaaatttatttacactatttacatataatatATTGAACTAAGTTACAACATTAAAAATAAATTTGTTCACAAACTTGTAATAAGGTTGTAATTACTTCTAAtaaaactaagattacacaaaaaaTGTTGCTACAATGACAACATCTATAAATTTGTATATGATATACATGTATATGTTGTAAAATTTTCCATATATACCTataagagaaaattttacaaactgTACCCTAAATAAAGTTCATTCATTATTTTGATACATTACATTTAAAAAATATCATACTAGTATATATATCAACTTTTAAACCCAACATAATTTTCATACTCTCTATCTATAACGGTGTAACTTTATTGCCACGTAGGCTATTTCATGGGCATTTTcatcttttcattttctctgttttttatttttccctctctctctctctctctctctctctctctctctctctcctgaaCCCTTCTCTCCATGTCTACAGCAATCCGAGTTTGAAGACATCATCTCCGATTCAGCTTTCTCTGTCGAGAGCCCACGCCACCAAAGAAGCAGCAGTTGGGTTACAGTAGACGGGCTCATCATGGAATTGATGAAGATAGAGAATTTCTCCTCTATTTGGTTgctctcaatttcaattttttctaGGTTTTGGTTATTAAATTGTATCATCTGAAAGATAGGGCGTTTTTCTTATGACACCCTACAAATACGTACTTAAATTTCATTCTTAATTTCTTCATTCATCATTAAACCTTAATGCTCTATTTCTTAacattcatcatcttcaatcgTTCTAGCTCATTTTATGCTAACGGAAAAAGAATTCGACACTCGGAGGaggccaaatagaaaaagaattcgAGTTAAACCCTTGCACCATTGAAAAATGGTATTTTGGGTACC encodes the following:
- the LOC133736293 gene encoding transcription factor bHLH162-like, whose product is MGILVLNLQPDVKQVMDNTRATTSGTKVERRVIEKNRRNHMKILYSHLNSLLPNQNSKEPLSLPEQIDEAINYIKTLESNLQKSKQKRDNLKFGRKRSYELCSSTFETRSAAPTKSPQIQIHENGSTLEVVLSTGLHNQFIFYDIIRILDQEQADVVHASFSASGDSILHLVRAELGKSMLDFGAARITEKLKRIVNGSASDEELQHDDQDYFWDFQIHPQMWDF